The proteins below are encoded in one region of Anaerolineales bacterium:
- a CDS encoding DNA-directed RNA polymerase subunit alpha yields MLGLSNMVTPKIEREAEARNYGKFVISPLEHGYGITLGNALRRVLLSSLDGVAVTSIRIADVQHEFSEIPGVREDVIRVMLQIKQMRMRLLDVDSAHLHLAVQGDGTVTAADISPNPDVEVVNPELYLFTVDDPKANLEIDMTVERGRGYSPADDRTGRLPIGELPVDAIYSPIRRVNWEVSSARVGQSTNYDRLILEIWTDGTITPEHALSTSAKILIDHLRHLAGISEETLASLTEEASEEDHLTSEMIETPIENLDLSVRVFNSLKRTGITTVGEVLELLDKGEEAVMSIRNFGEKSLDELRLKMREKGYLRDQPQDEAE; encoded by the coding sequence GTGTTAGGACTAAGTAACATGGTAACGCCGAAGATCGAGCGTGAAGCTGAAGCTCGCAACTACGGCAAGTTCGTCATCAGTCCATTGGAACATGGCTATGGCATCACCCTGGGCAATGCCCTGCGGCGTGTCTTGCTGTCCTCCTTGGACGGTGTAGCAGTGACATCCATCCGCATCGCTGACGTACAGCACGAGTTCAGCGAGATCCCGGGTGTACGCGAGGACGTGATCCGCGTGATGCTGCAGATCAAGCAAATGCGCATGCGTTTACTGGATGTCGATTCCGCCCATCTCCACCTGGCAGTCCAGGGAGATGGCACGGTAACCGCAGCAGATATATCGCCCAATCCGGATGTCGAAGTCGTCAACCCTGAGCTGTACCTGTTCACGGTTGATGACCCGAAAGCCAACCTAGAAATTGATATGACCGTGGAACGCGGCCGGGGCTATTCCCCTGCTGACGATCGAACGGGCCGCCTGCCCATTGGTGAGCTGCCGGTGGATGCCATCTACAGCCCTATCCGGCGGGTGAATTGGGAAGTTAGCTCTGCCCGTGTTGGGCAAAGCACGAATTACGATAGATTAATCCTGGAGATCTGGACTGATGGCACCATCACTCCGGAACATGCCCTGAGCACTTCAGCTAAGATCCTCATTGATCACCTGCGTCATCTGGCAGGAATAAGTGAGGAAACCCTGGCCTCCCTGACGGAAGAAGCAAGCGAAGAGGATCATCTCACTAGTGAGATGATTGAAACCCCAATCGAGAACCTTGATCTCTCGGTGCGGGTATTCAACTCCCTCAAGCGCACCGGGATCACCACCGTTGGTGAAGTCTTGGAACTGCTCGACAAGGGTGAAGAAGCGGTCATGTCAATCCGGAACTTTGGTGAGAAAAGCCTCGACGAATTGCGCTTGAAGATGCGTGAGAAGGGCTATCTCCGAGATCAACCTCAAGACGAAGCGGAGTAA
- a CDS encoding 50S ribosomal protein L13, protein MQKTYVPKKNEITNEWILVDAKDQYLGRLATQIASLLLGKNKPNFTPGVETGDFVVVINAEQIMVTGNKMEDKMYYHHSGYPSGIKSINLRTQLTRHPDRVIRNAVWGMLPHNKFGRSLIKKMKVYAGPEHPHASQNPKPLV, encoded by the coding sequence GTGCAAAAAACATACGTCCCAAAAAAGAATGAAATAACCAACGAGTGGATCCTGGTTGACGCCAAGGATCAATATCTCGGGCGTCTCGCCACCCAGATTGCCAGCCTCCTGCTTGGCAAGAATAAGCCCAACTTCACACCAGGTGTTGAAACGGGTGATTTTGTTGTGGTGATCAATGCGGAGCAAATCATGGTCACCGGGAATAAGATGGAAGACAAGATGTACTACCATCATAGTGGCTATCCCAGTGGGATCAAGAGCATCAACCTCCGCACTCAGCTGACCAGGCATCCCGATCGCGTCATCCGTAATGCGGTATGGGGAATGCTACCGCACAACAAATTTGGCCGGTCGTTGATCAAGAAGATGAAGGTTTATGCAGGTCCTGAACACCCGCATGCCTCCCAGAACCCAAAGCCGCTGGTGTAG
- the truA gene encoding tRNA pseudouridine(38-40) synthase TruA, with product MERYQVILAYDGSHYKGFQRQAHAQSVQAAVENALRKLNWQGKSILAAGRTDTGVHATGQVIAFDLDWEHGSQELQTALNAHLPADVVAREIRAVRRSFHPRHDASWRRYNYRLYIEPVRQPLLEPYAWRIWPAIEISRLNETAQSLIGTHDYGAFGTPPQAGGSTVRLVYEANWKEEAPYLVFDIAAQAFLYHMVRRIVFMQVSIAQGRLSITDLEHALKSNAHPELGDGQPQKPGQRMVHGLAPAQGLILAEVHYEAECLRVSEDK from the coding sequence ATGGAACGTTACCAAGTTATCCTCGCTTACGACGGCTCTCATTACAAGGGCTTTCAGCGGCAGGCACACGCACAAAGCGTGCAGGCAGCGGTTGAAAATGCCCTGCGTAAGCTCAACTGGCAGGGGAAATCGATCCTGGCAGCCGGGCGTACCGATACTGGCGTGCATGCTACGGGTCAGGTGATCGCCTTCGATCTGGATTGGGAGCATGGTTCACAGGAACTGCAGACGGCGTTGAACGCTCATCTGCCAGCAGATGTGGTTGCCAGGGAAATCCGGGCAGTCAGGCGGAGTTTCCATCCCCGCCACGATGCCAGCTGGCGGCGGTACAACTACCGTCTTTACATCGAACCTGTACGCCAGCCGCTGCTTGAGCCCTATGCCTGGCGAATTTGGCCAGCAATTGAGATCAGCCGGTTGAATGAAACCGCCCAATCGCTCATTGGCACTCACGATTATGGTGCTTTCGGCACCCCGCCCCAAGCCGGAGGCAGCACAGTACGGTTGGTCTATGAAGCGAACTGGAAGGAAGAAGCACCTTACCTGGTTTTCGATATCGCCGCCCAGGCTTTCTTGTACCACATGGTACGGCGCATCGTCTTCATGCAGGTGAGTATCGCCCAGGGCAGACTGAGCATCACTGATTTGGAACATGCTCTCAAGAGCAATGCCCATCCAGAGCTCGGTGATGGTCAGCCCCAGAAACCTGGCCAGCGCATGGTGCATGGACTGGCTCCTGCCCAGGGACTGATCCTGGCGGAAGTCCATTACGAAGCAGAGTGCCTGAGGGTGAGTGAGGATAAGTAA
- a CDS encoding nucleoside triphosphate pyrophosphohydrolase — protein sequence MIDRGPMAPMITLLGLGPGDASLLTRQAWQVLENSSDVYLRTSQHPTVAGFPASLTVHTFDDLYDSLPTFNDVYAHIIEQVLELGRHQQGVVYAVPGHPFVAEATCPEIARRARLEGLPVQVIEGLSFIEPTLTALGVDPLPKLSIIDAIELATAHVPPFPPDAPALIAQIYSRQVASDVKLTLMETYPDDHPVRLVHKAGTIQELVEDLPLHAIDQSGTTGLLTSLYLPPLEKGTSFEAFQEIIAHLRAPDGCPWDREQDHQTLRTNLLEETYETLAALDANDPGHMREEFGDLLLQITLHAQIANEYGEFNIAQVIKGIYDKIIRRHPHVFGDWQVQGVEHVLQKWEKLKAAERAEAELENGISQKGLLDGVEIALPALAQAEEIQRRAARVGFDWPDERGVVDKISEECHELLAADNLASRADELGDLLFSVVNLARHYEIDAESALRETNTRFRTRFAYIEKSAKKEGKSISDLTLDEMEAYWQKAKRL from the coding sequence ATGATTGATCGAGGTCCTATGGCACCCATGATTACGCTTCTTGGTCTCGGCCCTGGTGATGCTTCGCTGCTTACCCGCCAGGCCTGGCAGGTCTTGGAAAATTCTTCTGACGTATACCTGCGCACAAGCCAGCACCCGACCGTGGCAGGCTTTCCTGCTTCCCTCACCGTACATACCTTCGACGATCTCTACGATAGCCTGCCCACCTTTAATGATGTCTATGCGCATATCATCGAGCAGGTCCTGGAACTCGGCAGACATCAGCAAGGCGTGGTCTACGCAGTACCCGGTCACCCATTTGTTGCCGAAGCCACCTGCCCAGAGATCGCCCGACGTGCCCGTTTGGAAGGTCTCCCGGTTCAGGTCATCGAAGGGCTGAGCTTTATTGAGCCGACTTTGACCGCATTGGGAGTAGACCCCCTGCCCAAGCTATCAATCATCGATGCCATCGAGCTGGCTACTGCCCACGTACCTCCTTTCCCGCCTGACGCACCAGCTTTGATCGCCCAGATTTACTCCCGCCAGGTGGCGAGCGATGTCAAGCTGACTCTGATGGAAACCTATCCGGATGATCACCCCGTCAGGTTGGTACATAAAGCGGGCACAATCCAAGAGCTGGTGGAAGACCTGCCCCTGCATGCCATCGATCAAAGTGGCACGACTGGCCTGCTCACCTCTTTATATCTGCCTCCCCTCGAAAAGGGAACTTCATTCGAAGCCTTCCAGGAGATCATCGCCCACTTGCGGGCTCCCGATGGCTGCCCATGGGATCGGGAACAAGATCATCAGACCTTGCGTACCAACCTGCTTGAGGAAACCTACGAAACACTGGCTGCATTGGATGCCAATGACCCCGGCCATATGCGCGAGGAGTTTGGTGACCTGTTACTGCAAATCACCCTGCATGCCCAGATTGCCAACGAGTATGGCGAATTTAATATCGCCCAGGTGATCAAAGGCATCTACGATAAGATCATCCGCCGCCACCCGCATGTCTTCGGAGACTGGCAAGTGCAGGGAGTGGAGCACGTGCTTCAGAAATGGGAGAAGCTAAAAGCTGCTGAGCGGGCTGAAGCTGAATTAGAGAATGGGATTAGCCAGAAAGGACTGTTGGATGGGGTTGAGATCGCTTTGCCAGCCCTGGCACAAGCTGAAGAAATCCAGCGCCGGGCTGCTCGGGTGGGGTTTGACTGGCCAGATGAGCGCGGTGTCGTGGATAAAATAAGCGAAGAGTGCCACGAGCTGCTGGCTGCAGATAACCTGGCATCACGCGCAGATGAGCTGGGAGACCTGCTATTCTCGGTGGTCAACCTGGCACGCCACTACGAGATCGATGCCGAATCTGCCCTGCGCGAAACCAACACACGTTTCCGCACGCGTTTTGCTTACATCGAAAAATCAGCCAAAAAAGAGGGCAAGTCGATCAGTGACCTGACCTTGGACGAAATGGAAGCCTACTGGCAGAAGGCAAAAAGGTTGTAA
- a CDS encoding polyprenol monophosphomannose synthase: MPGTLVVIPTYNEVENIAEISKALFDLKIDDLEILDVDDDSPDGTGQLADRLVTEYPERFHVMHRKGKLGLGTAYIQGFQWALQQGYRYVLHMDADFSHPPEFVPQMLASIPDYDVVVGSRYTKGGRLDVSWPWYRRLLSWWANSVWVRLILHTRTKDSTAGFKCWKAEALQRIGLERIRSTGYIFQVEMCYLAEKLGMRIKEIPIYFEERRQGESKMDANVKIEAALRVIELRSHYRHLKPENGYVHQ; the protein is encoded by the coding sequence ATGCCTGGAACCCTGGTTGTTATCCCCACGTATAACGAAGTCGAGAACATCGCCGAGATCAGTAAAGCCCTGTTTGATTTGAAGATCGACGACCTGGAGATACTCGACGTCGATGACGATTCGCCAGATGGTACCGGGCAGTTGGCCGATAGGCTAGTAACAGAATATCCTGAGCGTTTTCATGTGATGCACCGCAAGGGCAAGCTCGGCCTGGGCACGGCGTATATCCAGGGCTTTCAATGGGCGTTGCAGCAAGGTTACCGTTACGTGCTCCATATGGACGCTGATTTTTCACATCCCCCTGAGTTCGTGCCCCAGATGCTAGCATCTATCCCCGATTATGACGTAGTGGTAGGTTCGCGCTACACCAAGGGCGGGCGTTTGGATGTGAGCTGGCCCTGGTATCGTCGCCTGCTGAGCTGGTGGGCAAACTCGGTGTGGGTGCGCCTCATATTACACACAAGGACCAAGGATTCCACAGCCGGCTTCAAGTGCTGGAAAGCAGAGGCCTTGCAGCGTATCGGGCTGGAACGCATCCGATCAACCGGTTATATCTTCCAGGTGGAGATGTGTTACCTGGCTGAGAAGCTGGGTATGCGCATCAAGGAAATCCCCATTTACTTCGAGGAACGCCGGCAGGGGGAGAGCAAAATGGACGCGAATGTTAAAATTGAAGCTGCATTAAGGGTGATCGAACTGCGCTCGCATTACCGCCATCTCAAGCCTGAGAACGGATATGTTCACCAATAA
- a CDS encoding enoyl-[acyl-carrier-protein] reductase FabL encodes MFTNKVALVSGSGRGIGAVIALHFASLGADVVVNYFRNRQPAEVTAAKIRELGRKALLVKANLGELDQIDRLFEAVEQEFGGLDYFVHNAASGYNRPALQQKPRGWDWTMNINARSLLFAAQHATPLMEKRGGGAIVAISSPGATRVLPDYVVVGASKAAIEAITRYLAVELSPKNIVVNAISPGMVLTDALQHFEMVRSDVHLAEKTSAITPAGRLVTPQDIANLVVFLCSPEAGMIRGQVIAIDGGASINAPGIGLHTDI; translated from the coding sequence ATGTTCACCAATAAGGTTGCCCTGGTCAGCGGATCGGGGCGGGGGATTGGAGCTGTGATCGCCCTACACTTCGCTTCCCTGGGAGCGGATGTGGTGGTGAATTACTTTCGCAACCGCCAACCAGCTGAAGTAACTGCTGCGAAAATCCGTGAGCTTGGCCGCAAGGCTTTGCTGGTGAAGGCCAACTTGGGTGAGCTGGACCAGATTGATAGACTTTTCGAGGCGGTGGAACAGGAATTTGGTGGATTGGATTATTTTGTCCACAACGCCGCTTCCGGTTATAACCGCCCCGCGCTGCAGCAAAAACCCAGGGGTTGGGATTGGACGATGAACATTAATGCCCGGTCCCTGCTCTTCGCTGCGCAGCATGCCACTCCACTCATGGAAAAACGTGGTGGAGGCGCCATCGTCGCCATCTCCAGCCCCGGTGCCACCCGGGTGCTGCCAGACTACGTGGTGGTTGGGGCGAGCAAGGCCGCCATTGAGGCCATCACCCGTTACCTGGCGGTCGAGTTATCTCCCAAGAACATCGTGGTCAACGCCATCTCCCCGGGGATGGTGCTCACCGACGCTTTACAGCACTTCGAGATGGTACGTAGTGATGTGCACCTGGCTGAGAAAACCAGCGCCATCACCCCGGCAGGTCGCCTGGTCACCCCCCAGGATATCGCCAACCTGGTGGTGTTCCTCTGCTCGCCGGAGGCTGGCATGATCCGCGGACAGGTTATCGCCATTGATGGCGGCGCTTCGATCAACGCCCCAGGCATCGGCCTTCATACCGATATCTAA
- a CDS encoding 30S ribosomal protein S9 has product MTAQYYEGIGRRKESTARVRVSSGTGIFTVNQKTLEDYFGRTGDVETIVAPLAAVGEVRNALDITATVNGGGTTGQTDAVMMGLARALLLMKPDARPTLRKGGFLTRDARVKERKKPGLKRARKAPTYTKR; this is encoded by the coding sequence ATGACAGCTCAGTATTATGAAGGAATTGGTCGTCGCAAAGAAAGCACTGCCCGTGTTCGCGTTTCCAGTGGCACTGGCATATTCACCGTCAATCAAAAGACACTGGAAGATTACTTCGGTCGCACCGGCGATGTGGAGACAATCGTCGCTCCCCTGGCGGCTGTTGGTGAAGTCCGTAATGCCCTGGATATTACCGCAACCGTAAACGGCGGTGGGACCACTGGTCAGACGGATGCGGTCATGATGGGCCTGGCCCGAGCCTTGCTGCTCATGAAGCCCGATGCCCGCCCTACCCTGAGAAAAGGTGGCTTTCTAACCCGCGACGCACGTGTTAAAGAGCGCAAGAAACCCGGCCTCAAGCGCGCTCGCAAGGCACCTACCTACACCAAGCGTTAA
- a CDS encoding 50S ribosomal protein L17, with protein MRHRVAGIKLGRKKDVRAALRRTLIAQLLEHERIETTQAKALAVRGQTERLITLAKHGIMEGDAKMVHARRLAASRLSNPKAVTKLFDDIAPRYADRLGGYTRIHKLGPRLGDNAEMVLIELIEE; from the coding sequence ATGCGACACCGAGTAGCAGGAATAAAATTAGGCCGCAAGAAGGATGTACGCGCTGCACTTCGCCGCACCCTGATCGCGCAACTCCTTGAACACGAGCGAATTGAAACTACCCAGGCTAAAGCCCTGGCAGTGCGTGGACAAACAGAACGCCTGATCACCCTGGCCAAACACGGCATCATGGAAGGCGATGCCAAGATGGTGCACGCCCGCCGGTTGGCAGCTTCCAGGCTGAGCAACCCGAAGGCAGTCACCAAGCTTTTTGATGATATTGCACCCCGTTATGCTGATCGCCTGGGCGGATATACCCGCATTCATAAGCTGGGTCCGCGCCTGGGTGATAATGCAGAGATGGTGCTAATCGAGCTAATCGAAGAATAG